The DNA segment agaagaagaagaagaagaagaagaagaagaagaagaaggagaggaaggagaggaaggagaggaagaagcagaagaagaagaaaaaggagaggaagaagaagaagaagaaggcggaaaagaaggagaggaataataataataataataataataataataataataataataataataataataataatgagaagaagaagaagaagaagaaaaagaagaagaagaagaagaagaaggagaagaaactaTGTAAGTAGTAGGTGGTTGGTACAgtggtgagaagtttgtttcGCAATCATGGGATCCGGCAGATTGAGTAACATAATCTCAGGTCGAGTCCAATACTGTGAGTGAAATGTGAGTAGAAAATAGTTCAGAAGTTTTTACAGGTGGACACGTAACTCTCATTAAAGTAGACCAATATAATTACATTGATTTTCTAAGAAGGTTACGTCAGACCCAGCCGCATGCAATAAGTCAATGAAGTGGTAGTTCACTTGATTTCGAAGAACTGGAATACAAATTGTCGAATCTgcgtttaatttttatcactGCTATTTGTCGTTTGCTAGAGCAGTTTCGCTTTCGCTGATTTTATATTTCAGATTGATGCGtgcttttgtttctatttatttctgcttTAATCCAAACAACTTCTTTACTTCGTCTACAAAATTCTTATTCCTGCAACTGTAAATAATTGGATTTAAACTTGAATTAAGGTAAAACGTATGTCTTGCGAGCCAATAGAATATAGCTGTTGTTACTGACATTGTGTCTTCGGATTTCAATACTGCGTTCACCATCATGGCAATAACGCAGGGTATATAGGTTATTATAAACACcagagtaatcatcatcattgttacagTAATACGCTGTATCCTTTTGGTTTGCTCTCTTGCTCGTCTTTCGTTATCCGTCTCCCGTAATTTAATCGCGATAGGTGcagtgttttttgtattttttgcacTTACATTTGATGTATCATCCGATGACACACCGGATGATGTTTCTGCTACAGACAATTCAACAACTTCTGCAGGTACATTAGGATCAGTGTTTTTTGGTATATTACTCCATCTCTGTTGTGTTTCATCAGGATACAGGGCACTTGTAACGTTCTTCCTATTTTGTTGTGATACAATAATTTGTTTCtccttcactttcatttttcgaAGAATTATGGTGTAAACTACACTGAGTTCAACGAACGCAAATAATGTTAAGAGAAGATAGAATGCAAAGAATCCAAGTTGGTAATAGTTTGGCTTCTCGGATTTTTTTGCTGAGCAAGAATAGCTATAGATATCAGGATAATCAGTTGATTTCTTGATACTTCCATAGTATAGAAGAGCAATGCTTCCCTGTATTGCGGAAAAAATAAGAATGCAAGCTGTTATAATTTTAGCAACTTTCAATGACAACTGAGACTTCAGCGGTTGGCATacttttctatatctatctatagaaaTGGACACTAGAAAACCACAGTTACAAAGTcctgtaaagacagacaaacacatatggTTCTTGCACAGTGCATCCCAGGTCGACATCATGGGGTAAACATTTTGGACAATGCGACCTGGTGATACAATAGCACAAAGTATCAAATCTACACAAGCCAGCATGACGACAAACAGGTACGTTGGGGATAACTTCAAGCGAAATCCGTAAACGTAAACAGTTAAAATGTTTCCAACGAAACCTATGGTCATTGTTAATATAACAAGAATGGTAGATGGGATCCTTATCAAAACTTGTTGTCTGTTGAGTTCTTCGATGGTGACACTATATTCGGTACCGTTTGTTGTTCCATTCTGCATTGAATCAGTAAATAACATCTTTTTTCGGATTTTGGGGCGCGTTTTCTCTGTTTAAtctgaataacaaaaaaaaagaaagaaaaaaaaaatgttaaatgttttcGATTGCTGCAACCATCCAGCGCCAATCCCACCAATATTAATTCTACTCTCAATACTACGCTGCCTCTTCCTTCTACTCCTCCGttcctccccctctctgtcttaataatgcagtaccagccagtggctctcgtggcttctgatcttaattgttatcatgtacattgttttgtcttggtataaagataagctacagcaaatactctgctcaataccacagatttacttgtcagttatttgaccttaatcagttgagcatgccccttagtagctgacgatatgtgcatctctgatcacgagcagaagtagtgggggagcactaTGTGTTAACAGAAATTCATTGGAGTTTGGATGATTCAcgtttggaaacataggtgtttcgttcaacattcttaagcaacccttattcaaggaccatttgagtgggatgggctactcgatctgcAGAAAATTCccactgggccccacctgcaaggtcatacgctgtttatcttcatatgagatcatcatgtcgtgcacatatggttgtgatgcatgtgtctggtataTTCTTATCGGACGgatggtcatgatgggtatacaggtcttcgtatattttagcccagtgtgactttgatggcatgcgctgctctctcactcaataataatgatgatgatgataataataatgataatagcagtagtagtagtagtagtagtagtagtagtagtagtagtagtagtagtagtagtagtagtagtagtagtagtgatgatgatgatgatgatgatgatattaataataataataataataataataataataataataataataataataataattataattggcTGCTCAAAGCCATTGAAATGTTGTCTCCAATTCTTACAAGGTAGCTTGGCCAagtggaacacacgtctctttctaaaCCATAGTAATGGCTATGAGGAAAATGACCATACCAAGATTTTATGAGACTTTATGGTACAATGTGACCATGAAAATGAACATTGCTGACCGGATTATGGTGATTAAGAAAGTCAATGAACTATTTGTTTCTAGATGTGGCCTGTCCAGCTGACAATAAGGTTTGTGACAAAGAACTGAAGAAGATTCAGAAATATGAACTACTGTCGTGGGAGATAAAACATTAGTGGGCTATGGAAAGGATCGCATTGTACTTTGAACACCAGAAtttaaagataattttaaaaatataggtCAACATCAGTATGGGGCACTTACCGAAGCAACACTCCTTGAAACATCTAGAATACTCAAACAAATTCTGACAATTGATGGTACCACTTCACTCCACTTGTGAACAGCTGTCACCGGTATTACACCACAAGCGACAAATTGTGTGAGAAAGCGgtataacacaacaacaacaacaacaacagcagctgcagcaacaacaacaacaacaaaaacaacaacaaaaacaacaacaacaaaaacaacaacaacaaaaacaacaacaataataataataataataataataataataataataataataataataatcctttctactggaagcacaggtcctcaaatttgggagaaggtattaagtcgattacatcgaccccagcgcgtaactggtactaatttcatcgactccggaaggatgaaaggcagagtcgatctcggcggaatttgaactcagaacgtagcggcagacgaaataccgctaagaattttgaaGCTTGTCGTCAAGGAACTGATTGCTGATGCGCAAACATGTGCCATAAAAAGCAGATCCATCCACGAGAACTTCCAAGTTATGTgatacatcatagacagagtGAGTAAAGAAGCTGGCATGGGGAGAGCCCTGACAAATTTGGATCCGTCTAATACTTTCAATTGGGTCAATCACTAATATTTGGCGGCAGTTCTCACGGCGGCCGGTTACGACCCCCGTCTTCCGTGGCCGAATCGTTGCAATGTACAGCGACATCTGTTCGGTAGTTTGGGTAAATGGTTACCTTTCGGAATCATGCAGCATCATGCGTTCGATCCGTCAAGGGTGTCCCCTCTCGTCTCTCCTGTATGTGATGGCTCTAGAGCAACTACTGTGGAAATGAGAGGCATTGAGAGATATCCACACGCGAACTAGGACATTGGAGAaccgtgtcggcatatgcggacgtcAAAATCCTTGTGTCGAAGAATAGGTACATAGAAATCAGCATCGCACTAAAAGAATACAAGCCGGTGACAGGAACAAAAGTTAACCAAGTAGAgtcagctcggcacctggaggaacagGTTCATGTCATCCAACAATGTCGCAGGACGCTGGACGGAGATACCGGTTAAATCGCTCgagattattgttatcattattaccattgtcttctttcaattttgtttccttttcttgctgAATGTCTTCCCAACGCCTAAGGCCAAGGAACTTACTGTTTACATTGGtagaccattaaaataaacacactagattgttcatttataaagttatgtgatagaaaaaaaggcaaagaaagacagagagaaaaaggaaagaaggaaaattattattattattattattattattattattattattattattattattattattattattattattgttattgagtgaaagagaagtgcatgccatcagagagacactggggtaaaatatacgaagcccagtatacctatcatgaccagacacatacatcacaaccatatgtgcgcgacatggtgatctcatatcaagataaacagtacatgactttgcaggtggggcccagttagaaatttcttcaggtcgagtagaccatcctgctcaaatggtcgttgaataaggattgtttaaggatgatgaacagaacacctatgtttccagaggtgaattattcaaaccccaaagacttcctctcatcacatggctatgatgctcccccactacttctactcgtgatcagagatgcacataccgtcagccactaagggacatgctcaactggttaaggccaagcatcttacaagcaaatctgtggtattaagcagaatatttgctgtagcccatcttttatatgccgttaattaattattattgatttcaaatttcaacacAAGGTTCACAATTTCTGGGGAgggcataagtcgattacatcgacccagtgtccaactgatactcagtttatcaaccccaaaataatgaaagccaaaatcgacctaggcggaatttgaactcagaacgttagcattgatgaaatgccgctaagcatttcgcccggcgcggtaACTATTCGGCCAGCTCATCGTCTTCGTCAATTACTGAATACTAGTAAAGTTTCTACATTTATAtcccctctttcttcctttctaaatTTCTAGGAAACTCATCTTATAGCGAAGGAAATGTCGTCTTCAATTGTTTCTCTTTAAATTCGTATGACATCAATACTAAgccattttcaaatatatatatatatatatatatatatatatatatatatatatatatatatatatatgctttttcctATCACACTCTTCAATATCATTTCCGAATAAACCTCTCAAGATGTGTTTCCTTTAAAAATTCAGTCCTTATGTAGCCTTCTCCTTAAAATCCCTTTAGACAACATTTTGAGGAGTGCAGTATactagtataaaaaaaaaaggaatacatGGGCAGACATGACTAAGTAAAAGAGTGCATTGGGATGTCAGTCGAGTATGTGGgcctaaaaaaaaagaacaacaaaaatgtgGTATGAATATCAACCAGGGGCCATGATAGACAATGAAAATTATAAGATCTTGTGGGACTTCGCCATAAAGACTGACTGTACTACTGAGCCTAGTAGAccggatataattatatatatatatatatatattatatatatatatatatataacaatttaggaatggccttaacaggccattcgtccactagacagatgaattagggtaaacgtttttaatttttcacctATTTCCGAATTAAATTACTTGGCGGTTGGGGTTATGGCTGCTctgtctagtggacgaatggcctgttaaggccattcctaaattgttatattttacattttagtctcatgactatttttcttttccactgggccgctggtagtgataaatttctatcgaattttttactaccctaaattgattaatatatataatatatattaatcaatttagggtagtaaaaaattcgatagaaatttatcactaccagcggcccagtgaaaagaaaaatagtcatgagactaaaatgtaaatatataacaatttaggaatggccttaacaggtcattgttattattattgttattattattattgttattattttattattattattattattattattattattattattgttattattattattattattattattattattattattagtagtagtagtagtagtagcagtagtagtagtagtagtagtagtagtagtatattttaTTTCTCGGAGCCTTCGATATTACTTGTTCTGAttaattcttgtgagtggatttggtagtcggaaactgaatgaagcttgtgtatatatatatatatatatatatatatatatctaaagaatctttcagtttccgtctcccaaatccattcacaaggctttgatctgcccgaggctatagtagaagacatttggtttgcccaagtaggactgaacccggaaccatatggctgggaagcaagcttcttatcactcaGCTACTCCTTCATCTATATTCAACAATACTTAACATCTAAGTGCCAACTTGTGGAAAGAGACACTGTGAGACTTTTGGGAACAGGATGATGTCCGCCCTAACTGGATTAACCAGAAAAATTATTATCGAAAGCTCTGAGAAattaaaaatactactactactactactactactactactactactactactactactactactactactaataataataataataataataataataataataataatgataataatgataatgataataataataataataataataataataataataataataataataatgttaataatgataataataataatgataataataataataataataataataataataataataataataataataataataataataaccaccataggactgcaaaaatatctacttcagaagcaaggaagactgatacaaatagcggcaaaacacgagcaaaacaaaaaaactgttctcagtatttaaggaagctgacagcaacggaccatgataaaacgatgggaagaaaagccccttcatggcaaatactggactaaactaaatgcaaaagaaatagacaaagaaaaatcccagcgatagttgagaagctcaggactcaaagcagagatagagcgatttttaattgcagcacaagaccaaagcctccccacctgaaattaccaaaaacatataatgaaaagaaatatatatatatatatcctctatgTACATTTCTCTAGAAATTTAATTCGTCTTTTATTATGTCATTGTATGCTTTATTACCCGAAATTTTTAATTTAGCAAATTTATGCCAAATGTTTTACGAGTTTAAGCGTACATTCAAGGTGTTATATAtgcaacgtggaggcgcaatggcccagtggttagggcagcggactcgcggtcgtaagttcgcgatttcgattcccagaccgggcgttgtgagtgtttattgagcgaaaacacctaaagctacacgaggctccggctcgtggtgatccctgctgcactctttcaccacaactttctctcactctttcttcctgtttctgctgtacctgtatttcaaggggccggccttgtcactctctgtgtcacgctgaatatccccgagaactacgttaagggtacacgtgtctgtggagtgctcagccactgacacgttaatttcacgagcaggctgttccgttgatc comes from the Octopus sinensis linkage group LG11, ASM634580v1, whole genome shotgun sequence genome and includes:
- the LOC115217470 gene encoding kappa-type opioid receptor-like, whose protein sequence is MLFTDSMQNGTTNGTEYSVTIEELNRQQVLIRIPSTILVILTMTIGFVGNILTVYVYGFRLKLSPTYLFVVMLACVDLILCAIVSPGRIVQNVYPMMSTWDALCKNHMCLSVFTGLCNCGFLVSISIDRYRKVCQPLKSQLSLKVAKIITACILIFSAIQGSIALLYYGSIKKSTDYPDIYSYSCSAKKSEKPNYYQLGFFAFYLLLTLFAFVELSVVYTIILRKMKVKEKQIIVSQQNRKNVTSALYPDETQQRWSNIPKNTDPNVPAEVVELSVAETSSGVSSDDTSNVSAKNTKNTAPIAIKLRETDNERRAREQTKRIQRITVTMMMITLVFIITYIPCVIAMMVNAVLKSEDTMSVTTAIFYWLARHTFYLNSSLNPIIYSCRNKNFVDEVKKLFGLKQK